Part of the Chitinophaga parva genome is shown below.
CGGCCCCATCGCTCAAACTCACGATGCCACTCCCTTTCAGCGGGTGATAAATATCGAGTTTATTGCCCGGCAGGGCATATAGCAGTTGCAGGTAAGGGCCTCCGTTCTTCTTTGTTTTATAATCCACATGTGCATTGATGTAGCGCGTTTCTTCATACCCGATATGGTCTAACTGGAAGCCAATGTCCGGTGTGTTATCCTGCAATAAAACCGCCTCGTAAATGCCGTTGGCATTCTCCGAGTTATTCTGCCGGTCTATGGCCTGCACACCGATGCTCACCAGGCTGTGGGACGTAGTGATCACGGGCGTGGCGGGCTGGTATACATTCCCCACTTTTTTTACGGAGATCATTTGCGGTGATTGCTGGTAAATGCTGGTAAAGCGGTTGTACACCGCGATGCGGTACACTTCCGGGGCGCGGGTGTCGGGCACGTCAAAGCCAAACAGCAGGGGATTCACCGGCTTGCCGCTGGCGGTTTCACGGATCTCGAAATGCAGGTGGGGGCCCGCGCTGCCGCCCGTATTGCCGCTCCAGGCAATGAACTGGCCTTTCTTTACAGGAAACATATTGGCCGGTATGGCCATGTCACATGCCCAGCTTTCGGTTTTGTATTCCTGGTCTTTCACATACTTTTCCAACGCGGGGAAGAAGCGGTTCAAATGCCCGTGCACCGTGGTAAACCCGTTGGGATGGGTAATGTAGATCACGTTGCCAAAGCCCGTGTGCGACACCCCTACCCGGCTCACATAACCATCTGCCGCGGCGTGCACGGCCAGGTTTTCCCGCTGGTTGGTCTTAATGTCCATACCGGAGTGGAAGTGATTGGGGCGCAGCTCACCAAAGTTGCCGGCCAGGGAAATAGGAATATCCAGCGGATCGCGGAAGTAGCCCTTCGGATAATTCTTTACCGGCATGTCCTGCGCGGAGGCCAGTAACGGGGCCAGAAATAAGCAAAAACCAAAATATCGTTTCATAAAAAGTTCCCGTGTAAAGTGCGGATGTTAGGTTGACTCATAACAATGATACCAAACATTTTTTAAATGTTACCGGCCAACATATATGCAATTTTTTTTCTACTTTGGTGGCCTTAAAATGTGAGACCACATGTCCATTGAAGTAGCGCAGCTCAGCAAGATTTACGGGGAACAAAAGGCAGTGGACAACATCTCCTTTTCCTTGCAGAAGGGCGAGATCGTGGGGTTCCTGGGGCCCAATGGTGCGGGTAAATCCACTACCATGAAAATGATCACGGGCTACCTGCCACCCAGCGGCGGCACGGCTACCGTGTGCGGCTTTGATGCAGTGAAAGATCCCATGAAAGTGCGCAAACGCGTAGGTTACCTGCCGGAATCCAATCCCCTGTACTTCGACATGTACGTGCGGGAGTTCCTGCGCTTCATTGCAGGCGTGCACCAGTTGGGCATTTCCGCGGAAAAGCGCGTGGAAGAAATGATCCAGGTGACCGGCCTTGCACCGGAAAGCAAAAAGAAAATAGGTGCCTTGTCCAAAGGCTACAAACAGCGGGTGGGCCTGGCCCAGGCGCTGCTGCATAACCCTGAAGTACTCATCCTGGACGAGCCTACTTCCGGCCTGGATCCCAACCAACTGGTGGAGATCCGCC
Proteins encoded:
- a CDS encoding M23 family metallopeptidase; this translates as MKRYFGFCLFLAPLLASAQDMPVKNYPKGYFRDPLDIPISLAGNFGELRPNHFHSGMDIKTNQRENLAVHAAADGYVSRVGVSHTGFGNVIYITHPNGFTTVHGHLNRFFPALEKYVKDQEYKTESWACDMAIPANMFPVKKGQFIAWSGNTGGSAGPHLHFEIRETASGKPVNPLLFGFDVPDTRAPEVYRIAVYNRFTSIYQQSPQMISVKKVGNVYQPATPVITTSHSLVSIGVQAIDRQNNSENANGIYEAVLLQDNTPDIGFQLDHIGYEETRYINAHVDYKTKKNGGPYLQLLYALPGNKLDIYHPLKGSGIVSLSDGAVHNLQLQVKDAYGNTSIVKFALQCKGEDEPADSCAKMIRPSMRNDFANANVAFSLGEDEVYDSFCFDYAERPAKDADYYSNSYQLQSVLVPVHDTFSVRIKPTKPVPAALTNKIVMIREGGGDRAAAAVKLENGWYRGVFKELGNFHLETDLKDPTIKPLGKVTPHMSLKTATKISFAMGDNNGIKSYRGMLDGKWLMFSRKNNVLTYTFEEHCPEGEHTLALTVTDLADNSTTYTLQFKR
- the gldA gene encoding gliding motility-associated ABC transporter ATP-binding subunit GldA — protein: MSIEVAQLSKIYGEQKAVDNISFSLQKGEIVGFLGPNGAGKSTTMKMITGYLPPSGGTATVCGFDAVKDPMKVRKRVGYLPESNPLYFDMYVREFLRFIAGVHQLGISAEKRVEEMIQVTGLAPESKKKIGALSKGYKQRVGLAQALLHNPEVLILDEPTSGLDPNQLVEIRQLIRSLGADKTVILSTHIMQEVEAMCSRVLIINKGQLVMDNPIAALQQTSTGGGSIQVSFAEQLVPAALEAIAGVTRVQAGEGNSWTLYSQDVESVRKNLLQFALINNRNILSLQSNSQSLESIFRELTK